The DNA segment TTCTGAGTAGAATATCCCCTGAAAAACCGCAGTACTAGCCCTCGAAGTGGATTGATTCCAGGGGGGCAGGTCAAAGCCGGGCTACGCGCCCTGGACTTCGCCCGGCTCGGCCGCCACGGCGGGATCGCGCTCCAGCGCCCACCGGGCTACGTTGCCAAGCACATCCGACGGACGCGTGAACGCCTCGCAGAGCAGCTTGTGGAACACGCACTCGGCCTGGGAACGCAAGTTTCCGCCCGGCCACTGTTCGGCGTACCGTGCCGCTGCCTCGGGGCTCAGCCAGTGTCCCACCGCCTCGTTCAGCAGTTCGGTTGCGCCGCTGCCTTCGTCGAACTGTTCCTTATTGCGCCACAGAATCTCTTCCGGCAACAGCCCCTCGCCCGCCTTGCGCAGAATCCATTTTTCCACCCACCCCCCTCCGGGCCTTTCCATCAGCTTCAACTCGGGAGGAACCGCCAGGCCCATTTCAACGAAGGCCACATCCAGGAAGGGAACACGGCCTTCCAGCGAGTGGGCCATGGTGAGCCGATCCACCCGCTGCAGGTTCATATTGTGCAGCGCACCCACGGAGCGCCGCAATTCACGATGCAAGGTGGCCCGGTCGGCGATGTCCTGGTAGTAGGTGTAGCCTGCGAAAAGTTCGTCGGCACCCTCCCCCGTCAGCACCACTTTTACGTAAGCGGCCGCCATGCGCGAGACAAAATAGCACGGCACCGCGCTGGGCACGAGATCCTGGTCGAAGGACTCCAGGTGATACACGATCTCCGGCAGCAACGCCCGCACCTCCTCCGTCGTCAGAAAGTACTCGTGGTGGATGGTGTCCAGGTGCCGGGCCACTAGCCGCGCCGCCTCCAGATCCCGGGAGCCTTTCACACCCACGGAGAACGTGTGGAGATGCGGCATATGGCGGCGGGCGATGGCGGCAATGAGGCTGCTGTCCAGCCCGCCGGAAAGAAACGCCCCCACCGGCACGTCGCTCATGAGCCGCTTCACCACCGCCTCTTCCAGCTTCGCTCGAAGCGCGGTTACCAACTCGTTCGTGGACATCTCCGGCGGAGCGGGGCGGGGTAGCTCATAGTAGCGCCGCATGCCCGAAGCGGAGTGGTACCATGAGCCGGGCGGGAATTCGCTGATCTCCCGCGCCCGGCC comes from the Candidatus Glassbacteria bacterium genome and includes:
- a CDS encoding asparagine synthase B, yielding MCGIAGIWGEADDPLVREMMGRLAHRGPDAEGMLHQEQGTLGHRRLSIMDPANGDQPIFNEQGTRAILANGEIYNFPSLREDLARRYRFRTRSDSEAALHLYDQEGAEAVQKLDGMFALAIADEQGVFLARDPIGIKPLYYGRRNGALVFSSELKALEGRAREISEFPPGSWYHSASGMRRYYELPRPAPPEMSTNELVTALRAKLEEAVVKRLMSDVPVGAFLSGGLDSSLIAAIARRHMPHLHTFSVGVKGSRDLEAARLVARHLDTIHHEYFLTTEEVRALLPEIVYHLESFDQDLVPSAVPCYFVSRMAAAYVKVVLTGEGADELFAGYTYYQDIADRATLHRELRRSVGALHNMNLQRVDRLTMAHSLEGRVPFLDVAFVEMGLAVPPELKLMERPGGGWVEKWILRKAGEGLLPEEILWRNKEQFDEGSGATELLNEAVGHWLSPEAAARYAEQWPGGNLRSQAECVFHKLLCEAFTRPSDVLGNVARWALERDPAVAAEPGEVQGA